A genome region from Triticum aestivum cultivar Chinese Spring chromosome 2B, IWGSC CS RefSeq v2.1, whole genome shotgun sequence includes the following:
- the LOC123043996 gene encoding ubiquitin: MYIRVKRNKTTYFIQCDPTETILNIKQKLQSITDHPPNNQRLILLATNNILDDSKTLADQKVENDAVVALALRKDNEFEEVSIADPSDFMASS; encoded by the exons ATGTATATTCGAGTCAAGCGGAACAAGACCACCTACTTCATACAGTGTGATCCAACAGAGACAATTTTGAATATCAAACAGAAGTTGCAGTCAATAACGGACCACCCTCCTAATAACCAGAGGTTGATCTTGTTGGCTACCAACAATATATTGGATGACTCCAAGACGCTGGCTGATCAAAAG GTGGAGAATGACGCCGTTGTTGCATTGGCATTGAGAAAAG ATAACGAGTTCGAGGAGGTGTCCATCGCCGACCCGAGCGATTTCATGGCGTCCtcatga